A window of Chelmon rostratus isolate fCheRos1 chromosome 18, fCheRos1.pri, whole genome shotgun sequence genomic DNA:
TCCTGACCCTTTTTGCTCAGTTGGTGGGAGTCTCCCTTTGTCTTCATGTTGCAACAGTACTACCTTACCTAAAGCTGGACCGTCCGTACACAGACTTACTCCCACTACAGATACAGGTTTATTTCTACTACACATGCTGCAGATACAGGTGTATTTCTACTTCAGATACAGGTGTATTTATATTGCATTTGAATGAAACCCCTTGACACATGCATGATATTTCCATTTGTCTAATGATGTGACTTCTTAAGCCAGTGGGCTGCACTGTTAATGGTTTAGATGTGTCATTTGAAAGGAGGTGAATACACACTAATGTTTGTACTCAGTAGTTCATTTACATCAccatgtaaatacattttatcttaaatgctcttttctgttgatcagtgtCAGAAAAGCCACATTAAATCTGTTTAATAttctaaaaaataataaaacatgaagacaTTGAAGGGGGCTGACTACGCTTTGAAGAGTAGCAGAATATGCATGACATTCATTCTTTCAGCGCCGCCTGTATTTCCTCTATCCCGATGCCTCCTGGTGTTGCTggaggtgcatgctgggaatcCACTTCCCTCCCAGACAGGCAGCTGCTTGTCTTCGGCTGGGCTGCATGTTTACCTCCATCAGCAGCATATTAGCGAATGACAAGACCCCCCACTCAGACAGCAAACAGCGCATTAGGTATTGGCTCTGATTACCAATGCTCGGCCCGGTCTAAGTCTGATGTAAACACACGGAGAGCCCGTTCTGGCTTCATGTGAATTGACTTCATGTTTGCCTGCATGTGGCCGCGTAGCTCCTTCCCACTGTAAATAAAGCATTACAAGTAGGCTGGACCGCCATTGTCAACGACAGGGTCCCCTCGGTGTAACAAATGTTAGAAGTCATTAGGCAAATTATTTGCTCTGCTCTACTATTTCCTATAAGTGCAAataaatgggggggggggggggggggcagctgcATGTAGCTGCATGTGAATGTGATCATGAATGTGAATGGGGCCAGACAGCCACGCTcgacagcagggaggaagaggaggaggaggagcacacactcttaagtgaaacaaaatattttattttccaaacatAAACTCATCCATATTATGTACAGCTTGAAAATATAACACATCGGACCGAATTTGAATGACGGCTGCAGATCCGACACAACTCAcacaaattcaaataaaaaaaggatatcgaaatttacaaaatatataaaagtgcttgtgggaggagagggagcgggaCGGCAGCAGGACCGCCCGCCGTGTGTGAAACTCCCgataaatgtcatttaaatagAAAGTACTAGACGTGTTGTTTCAAACCATTAAATACATCAACACCCAAATGAAAAACCACTATAATATTCCCATGAGGCTCAGCAGCAGGCTGTGATTGTAGGAATACTACAGCTGTTTTCCACGACTTCATACTATGGAGACATTGTCCATCGTGCAGGCACACCTCTCCACGATCATATTGGGGAATTCGGCCACTTCTATCTCAGTGTAGTCCCCCTTCTTCACCAGGTACATGATGGGTAACGGGGCGCTCTCAGACACTGTGCACCGCCTCTCCCCGTAGCCGTAGTTGCGCTTGGGCTGCTTGCAGCCGCCGGTGCACCTGAAGGCCTGGTAGCCCGCGGGCTCGATGATCCAGTACTGCGTCCAGGTGAGGGCGCGGAAGTTGACGAAGTACTGCTCCCTGCAGCAGGCGTCTTTGTTTTGGTTGACGTCGCAGTCGCCGCGAGAACTGGGGAGGGAAGGATCGAGGATGTGAGATGGCTGCTGATGCACGGAGGCCCAGAGGGGCCCAGAATCTCTTGGCTGCACCCCTGCTCTTCGTATTCATTCAGTTatgatatttattgttttttagtGGGCGAATCTACATAAAAAGGCCTAATTAAATGTGAATAGAAGCGAGAGCTGTTCAAACCACATAGGATCAGCACCATTAAGCACTAATATGTGAAACATCTGAACTAATTTCATGTGGCTCATGGACTGTTGCTGCTTCTCAGTGCCAGACACTACTTTTATTTCTCCAAACCATGAAAACAGGTAGCCTGACACCCCTGTGTCACACTGCTATGATGAATGTGTAATGGtaagggggagaaaaagaggataTGGGCTAATTGTCACGCTGATACAATATCCTGTATATCAAAAGCTGGCGCCCTTACCCATATTCTTCGAGGTTGAGTGTGTAGAGGATGAGCTCGGGCTTCCCCAAGGTGTTGTCCGTCTGCTCCTGGGTGGTAAAGCGCACACTCTTGGCCACCTCTGCCGCGTAGCTGCCAGGTCTCTCGCCCTCGATCCACACCTCCAGGTGCATAGGTGTCTTCTGCTGGGTCTTGGACCAATAGTGCACCGCCTGGGTCACATCAAAGCTCTTCCAGCCGGTCTCGTGAATGGGGATCAACCTGTGAGCACGAGATAAGGATCGATTAATTAAAAAGGAGAAGAATGCAATTTGGTTATTACCAAGATAACCCGCAGGGGCCTTGGTGATGCCGCCTCTTAATTGCTCCACAGCTAGTGTATATTTTCCACACGTCACCATGAGAAAGTGATCCCTTACCGTGAATCCACCAGCGACGTCCGGTTGGACCCGTTTGGCAGCACCTCCACCCAGTAGATGCTGACCCGGGCGTTGTTGACGGGCCGGTGGTTCTTCCTCTCCACCGCGAAGCGCTTGTGGTAGGAAGCCCGCTGGTAGAGCTTCAGCTCCGCCATGGTCACCTCGCTGTTATCAGGGATCCTCGCCTCCATGTCGAACACCATGCGATGCCGAGTGGTGTCAGAATACACATACTCCCCGGAAATATCTAAAGCACAAAGCATCGGAAGCGTTTTAGGCGAGTCTTTCCTCAAATGACTGTTTGGTGAAGGCAGTTTGGTGCGTAAAATCGTCTTTTCACCAAGTGTCACGATTACGCTCGGAAATAACTGTTTATTTAAATTGGCATCTGTGTCAAAGCTTTTTTCATAT
This region includes:
- the lft1 gene encoding lefty1 gives rise to the protein MDFLRACVLCTALLALAKAFTHQDMKDALLQKLGLDEVPKIHKRDLENLVIPAHVRNKYLSMLKMHHSRRRRSLPSLAGILRGIPGNADISGEYVYSDTTRHRMVFDMEARIPDNSEVTMAELKLYQRASYHKRFAVERKNHRPVNNARVSIYWVEVLPNGSNRTSLVDSRLIPIHETGWKSFDVTQAVHYWSKTQQKTPMHLEVWIEGERPGSYAAEVAKSVRFTTQEQTDNTLGKPELILYTLNLEEYGSRGDCDVNQNKDACCREQYFVNFRALTWTQYWIIEPAGYQAFRCTGGCKQPKRNYGYGERRCTVSESAPLPIMYLVKKGDYTEIEVAEFPNMIVERCACTMDNVSIV